A region from the Vicia villosa cultivar HV-30 ecotype Madison, WI linkage group LG3, Vvil1.0, whole genome shotgun sequence genome encodes:
- the LOC131656111 gene encoding uncharacterized protein LOC131656111 — protein MTNNGDTNELTQGSEMYSPITNQAWGALLNLMGFFYQFFSQIIGSFAHFPLLSFSSYKSFKSLPNVDHDSDLQIASDADHRPLKKLTVVLDLDETLICSYETSSLPDTLKTQATQAGLNWFELECVCANKEVDGKPKINYITVFERPGLKEFLKQLSEFADLVLFTAGLEGYARPLVDRIDTENRFSLRLYRPSTVNTENREHVKDLTCISKDLSHIVIVDNNPFSFLLQPDNGIPCVPFSAGQPHDTQLIDVILPLLKHLSDQKDVRHVLHDAFGMPEWFQQHGFPVPS, from the exons ATGACGAATAATGGTGATACGAACGAGTTGACTCAGGGAAGCGAGATGTACTCACCGATAACAAATCAAGCATGGGGTGCACTGTTGAATTTGATGGGTTTTTTTTACCAGTTTTTTTCTCAGATTATTGGATCCTTCGCGCATTTTCCTttactctctttctcttcttatAAATCATTCAAATCTCTGCCCAATGTTGACCATGATTCCGATCTTCAAATCGCCTCCGACGCGGATCACCGCCCGCTCAAAAAGCTCACG GTAGTGCTTGACTTGGATGAAACACTGATATGTTCATATGAGACATCAAGTTTACCAGATACACTAAAAACTCAAGCAACTCAAGCTGGTCTAAATTGGTTTGAACTCGAATGTGTATGCGCTAACAAG GAAGTAGATGGAAAACcaaaaatcaattatatcaccGTCTTTGAACGCCCCGGGTTGAAAGAATTTCTAAAGCAACTAAGCGAATTCGCTGACCTGGTTCTGTTTACTGCTGGTCTTGAAG GTTATGCTAGACCACTTGTTGACAGAATAGATACAGAAAATCGGTTTAGTCTACGACTTTATCGACCCTCAACAGTCAACAC TGAAAATCGGGAACATGTAAAAGATCTTACGTGCATATCAAAGGATCTAAGTCACATTGTTATTGTAGACAACAATCCTTTCAGCTTTTTATTGCAGCCAGACAATGGAATTCCATGCGTGCCATTTTCTGCAGGGCAACCACATGATACACAG CTTATAGATgtgattcttccacttctcaaaCACCTCTCTGACCAGAAAGATGTTAGACATGTGCTCCATGATGCGTTCGGTATGCCTGAATGGTTCCAACAACATGGGTTTCCAGTTCCAAGTTAA